A stretch of Candidatus Eremiobacterota bacterium DNA encodes these proteins:
- a CDS encoding methyltransferase domain-containing protein — translation MAKTYESFDGDALDDPESVAVNALVAEMVGTARTVLAVGLRNDALAELLQKRGVDVVRADGELDTTPLGELAGERRFDVIVFADVLERVRDAARLLGSARALLAPGGYVVATILNVGHGAVRLALVRGRFEYRGRGNLDHTRVRFFTHESVEKLFQESGYVIAAMQRTTVPVFEPSALLPIVRREDYDAAVLDEVLADPEAETLQFVVRAYAADDGELVPRLRAEIVSLEALVRSVRAELAEARNGERGSALAQANGTYLPVAGSTPNGEALERRSQLDSEHRRVLQISDELRRQLAAKDTVTRTERARLVGELERVAGESERLQAELAALGAERSRLSAELAERDSERARLIAEVEVRGTALERSAHVLAQQQALAVERAGELQRAHGELEATRLQRASLQEQIERERRERAAVAQRLAHVDAECERLAERLERAHALLELREASARDQGRAADQLLGALRRAQRRAETAASLALAARAAGSLARADAAPAQAANGVPPAPLGVTTDVAVHDPEPPRRSLPGRIRGALRRLLSG, via the coding sequence ATGGCCAAGACGTACGAATCCTTCGACGGCGACGCGCTCGACGATCCGGAATCGGTCGCCGTCAACGCGCTCGTCGCCGAGATGGTCGGGACCGCGCGAACGGTGCTCGCCGTCGGCTTGCGAAACGACGCGCTCGCCGAGCTGCTGCAGAAGCGCGGCGTCGACGTGGTGCGAGCGGACGGCGAGCTCGACACGACGCCGCTCGGCGAGCTAGCCGGAGAGCGGCGCTTCGACGTGATCGTCTTCGCCGACGTCCTGGAGCGCGTGCGCGACGCGGCGCGGCTGCTGGGGTCGGCGCGCGCGCTGCTCGCGCCGGGCGGCTACGTCGTCGCGACGATCCTCAACGTGGGCCACGGCGCGGTGCGGCTGGCCTTGGTCCGCGGGCGGTTCGAGTACCGCGGTCGCGGTAACCTCGACCACACGCGGGTGCGCTTCTTCACCCACGAATCGGTGGAGAAGCTGTTCCAGGAGAGCGGGTACGTCATCGCGGCGATGCAGCGCACGACGGTGCCGGTCTTCGAGCCGTCCGCGCTGTTGCCGATCGTGCGCCGCGAGGACTACGATGCGGCAGTCCTCGACGAAGTGCTCGCCGACCCCGAGGCCGAGACGCTGCAGTTCGTCGTGCGCGCCTATGCCGCCGACGACGGCGAGCTGGTGCCGCGGCTGCGTGCGGAGATCGTTTCGCTGGAAGCGCTCGTGCGCTCCGTTCGCGCCGAGCTCGCGGAAGCGCGCAACGGCGAGCGCGGCTCGGCGCTCGCACAAGCGAACGGGACGTATCTGCCGGTCGCCGGTTCGACGCCGAACGGTGAGGCGCTCGAGCGGCGCTCCCAGCTGGACTCGGAACACCGGCGCGTCCTGCAAATTTCCGACGAGCTGCGCCGCCAGCTCGCGGCCAAGGACACGGTGACGCGCACCGAGCGCGCCCGGCTGGTCGGGGAGCTCGAGCGCGTCGCGGGCGAGTCGGAGCGGCTGCAGGCCGAGCTCGCGGCCCTCGGAGCCGAGCGAAGCCGGCTGAGCGCCGAGCTCGCGGAGCGCGACTCCGAGCGCGCGCGCTTGATCGCCGAGGTCGAGGTCCGCGGGACGGCGCTCGAGCGGTCCGCGCACGTGCTCGCGCAGCAGCAAGCGCTCGCCGTGGAGCGCGCCGGCGAGCTGCAGCGCGCGCACGGGGAGCTCGAAGCAACCCGGTTGCAGCGCGCGTCGCTCCAGGAGCAGATCGAACGCGAGCGGCGGGAGCGCGCGGCCGTAGCGCAGCGGTTGGCGCACGTCGACGCGGAATGCGAGCGGCTCGCCGAACGGCTCGAGCGCGCCCACGCGCTGCTCGAGCTGCGCGAGGCGAGCGCGCGCGACCAAGGCCGCGCCGCGGACCAGCTGCTCGGCGCACTGCGGCGCGCGCAGCGCCGCGCCGAGACGGCGGCCTCGCTCGCGCTCGCCGCACGCGCCGCCGGTTCGCTGGCGCGCGCCGACGCAGCGCCCGCGCAGGCTGCCAACGGCGTTCCGCCGGCGCCGCTGGGCGTCACGACCGACGTCGCCGTGCACGATCCTGAGCCGCCGCGGCGTTCGCTGCCGGGCCGAATTCGCGGCGCCCTGCGCCGGCTGCTCTCCGGGTGA
- a CDS encoding SDR family oxidoreductase: MNVLVTGGGGYIGLELCRQLLSRGDAVRVVDRLFFGGEPLRELERRSDGRLTSVVADVRDVDDAWLDGVDAVSHLAGLSNDPTAEYNPLANWEMNAIGTERLAEACKRCGVRRFVFGSSASLYDGLGPGMFDEQTPVGPRGAYSESKAYAERALLRLADEDFAPTILRQGTVYGWSERMRFDLVVNTFLKDAATAGKLFLHGGGWQWRPLVDVTDVARAHVVCLTAPIELVRGEIFNVMQENYQVRQLAMLVAGSLSLRGRQVVLQEAPLPPLVRDYRMSNLKMTQRLGFTPAVTVLESIDAMLEKLPLDDLAWLANPRWYNIAWMGVLEEVHASQREFASIY, encoded by the coding sequence GTGAACGTTCTCGTCACCGGCGGCGGCGGGTACATCGGGCTGGAACTGTGCCGCCAGCTGCTCTCGCGCGGCGACGCGGTGCGGGTCGTCGACCGGCTGTTCTTCGGCGGCGAGCCGCTGCGCGAACTGGAGCGCCGCAGCGACGGCCGGTTGACCTCGGTGGTCGCCGACGTGCGCGATGTGGACGACGCCTGGCTCGACGGCGTCGACGCCGTTTCGCACCTGGCCGGCCTCTCGAACGATCCGACCGCCGAGTACAACCCGCTCGCCAACTGGGAGATGAACGCGATCGGGACCGAGCGGCTCGCCGAGGCGTGCAAGCGCTGCGGCGTGCGCCGCTTCGTCTTCGGCTCCTCCGCCTCGCTCTACGACGGGCTCGGGCCGGGGATGTTCGACGAGCAGACTCCGGTCGGCCCGCGCGGCGCGTATTCCGAATCGAAGGCGTACGCCGAGCGCGCGCTGCTGCGGCTTGCGGATGAGGATTTCGCGCCCACCATCCTGCGGCAAGGGACGGTCTACGGGTGGTCGGAGCGGATGCGCTTCGACCTCGTCGTCAACACGTTTCTCAAAGACGCTGCGACCGCCGGAAAGCTGTTCTTGCATGGCGGCGGATGGCAGTGGCGGCCGCTGGTCGACGTCACCGACGTCGCGCGCGCGCACGTCGTGTGCCTGACCGCGCCGATCGAGCTGGTGCGCGGCGAGATCTTCAACGTCATGCAGGAGAACTACCAGGTGCGCCAGCTCGCGATGCTGGTCGCGGGCTCGCTCTCGCTGCGCGGCCGCCAGGTCGTTCTTCAGGAGGCGCCGCTGCCGCCGCTGGTGCGCGACTACCGGATGTCGAACCTGAAGATGACTCAGCGGCTCGGCTTCACGCCTGCGGTGACGGTGCTCGAGTCGATCGACGCGATGCTGGAGAAGCTTCCGCTCGACGATCTCGCGTGGCTGGCGAATCCGCGCTGGTACAACATCGCCTGGATGGGAGTCTTGGAAGAAGTGCACGCTTCGCAGCGTGAGTTCGCCTCGATCTACTGA
- a CDS encoding NTP transferase domain-containing protein, whose translation MKGIILAGGLGSRLRPLTKVTNKHLLPIYDRPMIYYPLQTLCDAGISEIMIVTGGNNAGDFLKLLGNGREFGLPHIAYTYQEGEGGIADALKLCEHFAAGDSVTVVLGDNIIQNSIAPYVQRFQQQRSGCRLLLKEVEDPERFGVADFDGDRILGIEEKPKVPKSNYAVTGIYMYDKRVFDFARDLRPSARGELEITDVNNAYIAAGDCYCDILEGWWTDAGQFESLYRATQLVAEERMKKALAPA comes from the coding sequence GTGAAAGGCATCATCCTCGCCGGGGGGCTCGGGTCGCGGCTGCGGCCGCTGACGAAAGTGACGAACAAGCATCTGCTGCCGATCTACGACCGGCCGATGATCTACTATCCGCTGCAGACGCTGTGCGACGCGGGGATCAGCGAGATCATGATCGTCACCGGCGGCAACAACGCCGGCGACTTTCTCAAGCTGCTCGGCAACGGGCGCGAGTTCGGTCTCCCGCACATCGCGTACACCTATCAGGAAGGCGAAGGCGGGATCGCCGACGCGCTCAAGCTGTGCGAGCACTTCGCCGCCGGCGACTCGGTCACGGTCGTCCTCGGCGACAACATCATCCAGAACAGCATCGCGCCGTACGTGCAGCGCTTCCAGCAGCAGCGCTCCGGCTGCCGGCTGCTGTTGAAGGAAGTCGAAGATCCGGAGCGGTTCGGCGTCGCCGACTTCGACGGCGACCGCATCCTCGGAATCGAGGAGAAGCCGAAGGTTCCGAAGAGCAACTACGCGGTGACCGGGATCTACATGTACGACAAGCGCGTCTTCGACTTCGCGCGCGACCTGCGTCCCTCAGCACGCGGCGAGCTCGAGATCACCGACGTCAACAACGCGTACATCGCCGCCGGCGACTGCTACTGCGACATCCTCGAGGGGTGGTGGACCGACGCCGGGCAGTTCGAGTCGCTGTACCGCGCGACGCAGCTCGTCGCCGAGGAGCGGATGAAGAAGGCTCTCGCCCCGGCGTGA
- the rfbB gene encoding dTDP-glucose 4,6-dehydratase translates to MSHRRWLVTGGLGFIGSAFVRWALRERSDLALTVLDAMTYAGNPANVAEVAHDPRYSFVKGDIADAARVDEAIGAGVDAIVNFAAETHVDRSILDPEAFIRTDVMGTHVLLEAVRRHGIARFLQVSTDEVYGDVEHGASRETDSLRPRSPYAASKAGGDLQVLAYRVTYGTPALITRGSNTYGPHQYPEKLIPLFVTNLLEGEQVPVYGDGLQVRDWLHVDDHARGIAHVLEHGVPGEVYNLGGGNGRTNVEITRELVRLTGRDYERSVRHVADRPGHDRRYALDCSKARALGWSPRIPFAKGLAETVAWYREHEAWWRPIKSGEFADYYRRQYAHR, encoded by the coding sequence ATGTCACATCGGCGCTGGCTGGTCACGGGGGGGCTAGGGTTCATCGGCTCGGCCTTCGTGCGCTGGGCGCTGCGCGAGCGCTCCGACCTCGCGCTCACCGTGTTGGACGCGATGACCTACGCCGGGAACCCGGCCAACGTGGCGGAGGTCGCCCACGACCCGCGCTACAGCTTCGTCAAAGGCGACATCGCCGACGCCGCGCGGGTCGACGAGGCGATCGGCGCGGGGGTCGACGCGATCGTCAACTTCGCCGCCGAGACCCACGTCGACCGCTCGATCCTCGACCCCGAGGCCTTCATCCGGACCGACGTGATGGGAACCCACGTCCTGCTCGAAGCGGTCCGGCGCCACGGCATCGCCCGCTTCCTCCAGGTCTCGACCGACGAGGTCTACGGCGACGTCGAGCACGGCGCCTCGCGCGAGACCGACTCGCTCCGCCCGCGCAGCCCGTACGCCGCCTCGAAGGCCGGCGGCGACCTGCAGGTGCTGGCCTACCGCGTCACCTACGGCACCCCGGCTCTGATCACGCGCGGCTCCAACACCTACGGACCCCACCAGTATCCGGAGAAGCTGATCCCGCTCTTCGTGACCAACCTGCTCGAAGGCGAGCAGGTCCCGGTCTACGGCGACGGGCTGCAGGTGCGCGACTGGCTGCACGTCGACGACCACGCGCGCGGGATCGCGCACGTCTTGGAGCACGGCGTCCCGGGCGAGGTCTACAACCTCGGCGGCGGGAACGGCCGCACCAACGTCGAGATCACCCGCGAGCTCGTCCGGCTGACCGGCCGCGACTACGAGCGGAGCGTCCGTCACGTGGCCGACCGGCCTGGCCACGACCGCCGCTACGCCCTCGACTGCTCGAAAGCGCGCGCGCTCGGCTGGTCGCCGCGCATCCCGTTCGCGAAAGGCCTCGCCGAGACGGTAGCATGGTATCGTGAGCACGAGGCCTGGTGGCGCCCGATCAAATCAGGCGAGTTCGCCGACTACTACCGCCGCCAGTACGCGCACCGGTAA
- the rfbD gene encoding dTDP-4-dehydrorhamnose reductase codes for MIAQRIAIAGGSGQLGTALRAVFADRDVVAPSHAELDFEDGAALARLLDEVRPGVLINCTAFHHVDTCEREPERAFAVNALAVDRAAALCARRGVAFATISTDYVFAGTLGRAYREDDAVGPLTAYGASKAAGEFLTRRHGERHYVVRTSGVFGTTGTSSKGYTLIEKVLRQAERGEPTRMVADMVFSPSYAPHVARALRDLIDRQAYGTHHAVNAGATSWFEFVRAAFEKAGFGGAPLERTTYAALGNPTRRPMYSPLENTTFAPAGITALPHWSEALDEFLTARRAGATGHPLSARKHPA; via the coding sequence GTGATCGCGCAGCGCATCGCGATCGCGGGCGGATCGGGCCAGCTCGGCACGGCGCTGCGCGCGGTCTTCGCGGACCGCGACGTCGTCGCGCCTTCGCACGCCGAGCTCGACTTCGAGGACGGCGCCGCGCTGGCGCGTCTGCTCGACGAGGTGCGGCCCGGCGTGCTGATCAACTGCACCGCGTTCCACCACGTCGACACGTGCGAGCGCGAGCCGGAGCGCGCCTTCGCGGTGAACGCGCTCGCGGTCGACCGCGCGGCGGCCTTGTGCGCGCGCCGCGGCGTCGCATTCGCGACGATCAGCACCGACTACGTCTTCGCCGGCACGCTGGGTCGCGCGTACCGGGAGGACGACGCGGTCGGCCCGCTCACCGCGTACGGCGCCTCGAAGGCGGCCGGCGAGTTTCTCACTCGCCGCCACGGCGAGCGCCACTACGTCGTGCGGACCAGCGGCGTCTTCGGGACGACGGGAACCTCGAGCAAAGGCTATACGCTCATCGAGAAGGTGCTGCGGCAGGCGGAGCGCGGCGAGCCGACGCGCATGGTCGCCGACATGGTGTTCTCACCGTCGTACGCCCCGCACGTCGCACGCGCGCTGCGCGACCTGATCGACCGCCAAGCCTACGGCACGCATCACGCCGTCAACGCCGGCGCGACGTCCTGGTTCGAGTTCGTGCGCGCGGCGTTCGAGAAGGCCGGCTTCGGCGGCGCACCGCTCGAGCGAACGACCTACGCCGCGCTCGGCAACCCGACGCGGCGGCCGATGTACTCGCCACTCGAGAACACGACCTTCGCGCCCGCCGGGATCACCGCGCTCCCGCACTGGTCCGAGGCGCTTGACGAGTTCCTGACGGCGCGCCGCGCCGGCGCGACGGGACACCCGCTCAGCGCGCGGAAGCACCCGGCGTGA